The Macrobrachium rosenbergii isolate ZJJX-2024 chromosome 31, ASM4041242v1, whole genome shotgun sequence sequence AGATACGCGACATCCAAACTAAGCTACTTCACTAAAATGTAAGGAACAAATATTTCAGGTACTGTAGATCACCTGTCAAGACCTTACATTATGctaaaaaaacccaaaaaattaaGGTGGAGAACAGGTAAGCAAATGAATACTGAGTTTTAGAATTCGTCGTGGAAGCTCCGTGCTGCATCGATCATTTTGCTGACGATGAATATTTCCTTCTTGGCTAAAACCTCTTTCAAGGTTAGAACAGCATCCAGATTGGAGTCCGCAGCGCCGAACAGAGACACTGCTTCTTTTTCGGCGTGGTGGATGTTTCGGGATCGATGTAGCGCTGAGGTTGAGTGAGAGACAAGAGCTATGAGCTTAAAATACAGTAGGTGCGTCCTGAAATTTCCTCCTCCctaattttaaagcattttctttCAAGATGAAGCCCTTGAAGTTGTCACTTCCACTCAGAACAATGCAAAATGTGCTTAAGtaataaacaacagcaataaccAAGTTGAATGGCTGGAAATATCACTGATTTTGACAGAGCATAGAATTATTTAGATTTCAACCTTCATTACTGTTTTAAATAGAGAGCACAATAGATGATGtgtgatgataaaaattatgtattcagTTAAAGCTTTACTCAGCAGTATGAACAAACATCTTTCCTACTGATAAAAATTAGGGTGCTGAACTATTAAGCTAGAACTAACAGCAGTAGACTTCTCAAGAAAACAACTCTTTTTCAAACCTAACTTATATTTATTTCGTTTTGCCAGTCACTCATGCTGTGTGGTAAGCTCTTGATAACTGGAGGAAGGCAATCATGTATAAGTTATGGGTttctagtaaaaaaattttactgtctattgtaatttagatacagtatatttactaAAAACAACCTTCTGTTTGTTATCAATCATAGAGTGGAGTGGCTACGGTCATGGTTCTGGCTGCTAGGACAGGAGTGTCAAGAGGTGACTAATGAAGCACCCTTGCCAAGATTGGTTTGTTAATCCTGAGCAACAAAGTAAATAACTACAGCGAAAAGTACGGGAAGACATACACCCTAATCAATACACACCTACCAGGCAACTAACCCTAAAACATAATAAGCAAATCTAGTTAGTAGTAATGAATCAAGTGTAAACTGTCAAGAATATATTAACTAGCCTGCCATTTGCTAACTATCATCTACGAGGGAAGACCATCTATTTCATATCGTAACCTACCATCTTTAAAAAACCTCACTAACCAACTCATCATCATGTTTGCAGGACACATTACAATCACACGGAAAATGAGTAAAAAGAGAAATACGTAAACCAAATTCCTGAAAAAAAGATTGTAAGTACCTAAAATATCTGTAAATTGTACAAGAATATTTAACTGTCTTGTCAATGCATGAATAATGACCTATAACTGCTTAAGACCTGAAGATCCACCAATGCATGCAAAGTACTACTGGCTGATACATCTAGGATGATTTTGTAGCACGTGAAAGGACTAATTATGGGTGCCCAATTGACAAGAAGAAGTTGTGCAGGTCTCTACAGgctgccccccacccccacaccacatTCTAAAGTGAATTAATAGATGGGGCATGCACCCTGCTACTTCTGATCTTCTTCGATCCGAGACAAAAGCAGTCTTTGAGGAAATTCGAAGACCGCGAAAAAAGGCGTATAAGAGTGATGGGGCTGTGACAATAAAGTGGGCCTTCAGAACCCAgctaactgaaaataaaatctgtcTGGTCATGCAATTCATCTTTATCCAAAATAGACATCCTTTTCTTAtcctgatatttttatttcttagtgcagTAATACTGTATACAGGCGGTtgccggttattggcgggggttccgtttccgagggtgtgatgataaccgaaaattgcagctaaccgaaaatcggcgattttggcacttttttggtgattttcaggGGTCATCAGCgccgaaaagcgccaattttcggttatcggcgcctctgttaggtatgtatcggcaccaatacccaattatcggcactgataagcaggaattggcgattttcggcgccgaaaattgcagattttcgtcgttagacaagcgccataaaaccggatcgctgttaaccaagccccccgttaaccggggactgcctgtactgaataaattaaaatgcaattCATGAGTTATACTTACAAGGAGTTCATGTCgttctaattttccatttttgtccTCGTCAGCAACTCTGAATTCATCAAGTCTTTCCAACCTGAACTGCTCTTCTGTCATGTCGTCAGGAACTTCATTCAAATCAGGATCACTGAATTCACTTTCACTCAGCACTCCATTTTCATCAAGGTCTGCAGATAGAGGAAGTTTCAGAAAAAGATTTagctaataacaaaaatacatcttgCATAGTCTACACAGTATATAACACATTTTTCACAACATGGCttgatttaatatataacatctttttcacaaggtagtcatttaagattaaaatacGTCAGAACAATCACTGCAAATAATATACTTTGCACTTTACCTTACAGTAATATCTCATATAcatttaaagtacagtacatttatagtacattatacaaataaaatacagccTGTCAATATCTGTTTAAGCAACAATTCAGAATTATCAGACAAAAATCAATATACCAAACGGATTTATACACTAATGATTACACTCTATTTTATCTGCAAAAactgaaatatcaaaacaaaatttttggtaACAAAACATCAACCCAGAAATTAGAGCAGTTCAAAGTCTGCTCACTGCCCTGAGACAAAACTTTGAATTACAAACCTATAACTTATAGTACCATTTCAACTATCACATGTGTTCCCGAGAAACCTCTTTCAAAGGAAGAAGAGTGCCTGACCCCGACGTGTGAGCAGTTGCGACATAAAGCCCAATAGGTCTCAGTTAACAATCCAGCTCATTTTTTCTGTGTGCCTAAGCTTGTTCCTCATATGACAAACTTTTATCTAGGAGTGTTTTATCCCTGTAGTTCACGCAATACATAATAAATTCTTCTCATAATCTTGTGATATTTGACCTCAATATTAAGCTCTAGTTTAATGAGAATGATGTCTTCCTTTTGGTTGGAGCACCAGAGAAATATAATTGCGATTTCCTTCCTAGGATACTGTCATCAGGTTTCTTCAATATTTAGAGGTACCTTTTCATggtatgattattttttgtgataaaagggTCATGAAAAAAGTAGGCTAGTTGGTTTAGCATGTTGTTAGAATTCAGCTGGTTATATTACCTTTTAGGCTATATTGGATAGTCTCAGACATAGTGTGCTGATTCTATCTTATAGTTACATCGCTACTTTATCTGTTATAATTTGTGTTATAGaagcattttccttttatattgaaTGCTTGTATGAGCTAAATTTACTCAGTATCAAATTCTGAggctagttttgttttttgtttagctATTTATATATCCAATACTGAGTTTAAGGTAAAAAAACTTCCCAGCatcaaaccaaaaacaaaaaaacatcaaaattcccAACAAATCACTAAGAATGGAAGATGCAGTTCGAACCAAAAACACATATAACAGTTCCTttgtgaaaacatgaaaaagtataAACAAGATGAAAGAGTTACTAAGAAGAGGATGAAAAACACCTAAAATCTGGCATTCTGTGGAAAGTGAAACCGGCCTATATTATTTGATTTGTGATGAAACAAACTATATCATATCTTTGTGTAGGATCATGTGACCAATACTTACCCAATCTGCCAATGGTTTCCTCAACAATGTTCAAGATTGTTGCGTGAGATGACTCAGGGTGCCTGAAGGCTAAAAATTCGTCTATTGTCAGTTGTTCTGGGTTATCCCTCGCTGCTTCGGACCACGACGCCTTATCTCTCATTATTGTTTCTGTCGAGAAATAAATCTTACAAAAGTGTGGTAGGTTGAAAGCAGGTTTCAGTTCTACTGAGGCCATGCTCCTTTACTGTAAAATGTACTCAGAGATTCAAAAGGGTAATACAATATTATCCCTGATAATTTGTAGGTTATGTTCTAGAAAAGGACTCAAATATGGGGATTCACTGAATAACAAGAAACTTCACTGCTTGTGAGTCACTAGGAGGGACCAATCtactttttcaagttttaacTACAGAATCAGCTCAATGGACCAACATTTATTTACTGGAACTGGTTATAGTGGTGGGTCAAGTTTTACCAACTGGGGAGGGTTTTACAGGCCATCACCTCCATCTTCCTAAATCTTCCATCCCCTGCCATATTCATCCATGACATCTTTATGACGTGAAATTCCTTGGTTAATATCAGCAACATCTTTAGTATATGGAAAATATTCAACTCTGCTTATCAGGTGATCCCCTACCCTTCAGCAACACCTATGGAGGTTCATTCAATCAATATTTTCCTTGCTTTCATCAGTCTTTGTACCTGGTCTATTCTGTCACCAAGGGATTCCATAATAAAAACTCGAAAGAACGCTTACCTTTTAATTCGCGTGGCATTCCTTTGTGGTTCtctttatgtgtatttatatattcatcactgtaGCCATGCTGTTTCAAAAAAAAGCGATGGTATTCATCCCATGACACCATTCCTAAAATTGTAAGGAAAACAATTGTCAACAGTCAAAATCctcctaaaaatataaaagtacaataCCTCTGCACCAAGTTTCAGATGggtaaattttttatgtaaacatgatccctttttgaaatgtgACTGAATGACTCAATTAGGTCCTGTCCTCAAATGACAGAGCAAAAAATTTACAATCTTCTACTGTTGTAAGAAACCAAGCACATCAATAAATGgaattaactgtaagaaattGGTGACTCTTTAAAACTATCATAACATCACAGTAATGCTATTTAAACTTCGTAATTTGCGTGCTGCACCAATATTTGAAAATCATCGTACAACAGCAGTTACATAATTTCTAGATCACAGTCTCTTACAGCACATTATATCATTCATCTACAAACCTGTACAAAAATAGGAAAACCTGTGCAACTTACCGTTTCTTGGATCGAGGTCAATGGCTgtgaacatgaaaaaattttcttttaaagctaAATTGAGATGTTCCTTGATCTTGGAGCTAATCCATGTGGACAATTCTGTTAGTTCCAAGAGGCCATCCCCATTTGTGTCAGCTCTGTAAAAGTAAGGAGACTTATAAAGAACCTTATCCACTATTCTGTATTATCTGTACAGATTACATGTACTTTTTAGTGTACGATTctgtgaaaaatacacaaaaatgatgCAATGTTATTTTccggaaaatgcataaaaaataatttaatttaattgttaaaaagcttATTCTACTCGTGCCTAATATCCAATAGGTGTGGATCTGCTAAGAGGTGATAACCTTCAGCAAAAAAAAGTGAAGTACGTAGTGATTAACACAGGGATGGACCTCCACCCAACAATGGGAGTCCTTGGTATCAAACTCTTTATCATTCACATTCTACTCCTGACTACTGATTTTTACGATGATTTGCATTTtcctatacatgtatatataacttttgctATCACAACTGACCTCTGGTCCTCTTTTTCTGCTAAGAgctaccagatttgctgaacagcagcactaatatgcagtaaatgtgcctagctgtcaaactcctcagttccagaggtcttttattcctcacactgttagaCTGTGGgacagtttccctgaggatgttatTAAATTACAACCTCAAAAGTTCATGCAATGATGCAACACACTGCTATcgtaaaacaattctccttgtacttttaataatttatttacatttttatatatttatttattaattcatctctAAGAACTGATCTCTCCTTCCtgtatttatcttttgtaatgtcttgcaaataaacacaatatcctttggaagcttgaattttaaatcaatggcccctgcatgcctgttccatataaacagggttcctctcctgaataataataatataaaaatctgacCTTTTATAATAATCCAAACTCCAACCAACCCCACTTTTGTTCCTGATGTTGAGGGGGAAAAGTGATACTGCATACTAAGTGGGTGGGTACCACATCACCTCATTTGTCTACTGCTAATAAACTACCTTCTTACCGAACTTCTGTAACTCGACcagctgcagaaggtaattcatACATCTGACAAAGGTCTGTATCCACAGAGGAACAACTGTCTATACAATGATTGATATCCTTAAACTGGAATCAAATATCATAACACAACTTACTTCCTAAATGCTTCTGTCAAAACCCTAATCTGTTCTACTATGTCCATGTCAATTCTGGGAACCCGAAGAGCTGCTTGAGCGTATTTTTCTGCCTCCTTCTTTACTAGTTCATGGTGTTTCGCTCGGACCCCTACGGCAGTCAGGTCGTAATGAGAGtgtactgaaacaaaacaaattgcTATTTAACTTACGtgaatgaaaaatacatgaataggTATATGGCTTCatcatcaataaatattaagGTCTGCCATCCAAGTACTGTTTATTTTCCAAATCAAAGTTTGTCTTTATGATACAATTCTGGAAAAAATGTGCAAAGGTAATATTCAAAGAATTACAAATCTGTTTACAATGAATATCCCATTCTAAATTAACTAACCAATGAAACTGAGTTGGGATTGTCTACACATTTAGCTTCAATACATCAAGTCTTTCCCAGCTTAGTgatcaaaaacttaaaaatacaaatCATTCTCTTACATCTATTGCAGCCAGATCAAATTCAAAAATGTATAGAACAATTCTCTGATTTGCATGTCAGTAACTACAAAATCATTTCAGGTACAGCATCCTAATCTGTAAGTGAATTTATTGTTCAAAAATAGTTTCCAGCAATACATAAGGCATCATTTTAACGAGAAATTAATtactatgaaataaaataagaagaacaAAGATTTACATACAGGTATTTGATCTGAGGGGGACTTGCAGGAGATAAACAAACCCCATAACGATCAGGTAGGCAGCTGCCAAGCCTACCCACAATCTAAGACGGGCATGAAGTCTCATACTGATTCCCACTTTTGTCACACCACTTCGGATAAGTTGCAGAACCATCAACAGGGGCATTCTGAGTAAAGTAGTGCTTGCGCTTTCAATTATTATCTGGAAATTAAGGTACAAACATAAACACTGAAAGTTCTGTAGCAGTGAAGCACAGTGTATTCTAAGCTTCCTAAATGGAATAccagtataataaaaaagaaaatgcacaaCACTGATAAAATATGGTAATATGGTGGTATGTTAGACAAATATATAGCGCAAACAAACAGCCTGGGTGCTGTATCAGGCTAACTGATGGCTACCATTACCCAGTTATTTCCCATCTTTGGGTCTGAGGTGGAATCATAACTAAAACACCAAAGCATAGGTcaaatatatctatctctctgtttCACACAATTCTGTGTGCTATCATCGCGTTAGGGTAACAAAGAATTATACTGTATAACAAGGCTATGTCTAACTTTATTACAACAACAAAATCTAAACAACACATAGTGTAACATTAGGTTTCCCTTTATAGTGTTCAATGTTTATAAAGTTTTCTGAAGCTGTCCTTAACCTTCATAAGTTAAGAGCACTTTCTAAGttctttattctttgtattctttGTTACTGCGgtcattcattacaaaaatagggcaaatttcaagtcagtaaacTGTTAAACCATGAACTGAAACAGTGATTAAAGAttagaaaatatgtaaacagGGTACTATAACTGATACATTTCTGCTACACACTTCTCTCTCGTCATATAtgtaaagaatgataaaaatgcaaagaattaaCAGTCCAATGTGTCCACTCACTAAGTCTGCTAGGtcaattacataaaatttaactAAATACCTCATAAAAACTGGATTGCTATTACTGGGACAAATACAAAACTAACGTTTCAGGATTTCGGTTAACCCTGAGGTAGTACAGTAATGACATGTTCCTATCCTACAAAATTACTGGTCAAATTAAAACTTGCACTATTTTACTGGAGCCAGAAATAATGATACAATTTACTTTATCAATAACTGCAAATTCACATTCAACGGTGATTTTTAAGAGACATTTGGGATGACCATGGGTGATCTGTTATTGCAATTACTGTCTAATCTACATACTatagtttgtttttttaagaaatgccTAGAATTATTACCACTTGATTGATATACAGTAGTTTAAATGCATAGATGATGTTCTGTGTATCATTCATACTGTCATTGATGAGCAACTCTTTTTAAACAAACTAAGCCTAAATAAACAGGTTTCATTCATATTATGCAAAGCTACAACATGTgtacaaacatataaaaagaaagttacttcTAATAAACTTAAAACATTGGTGTGAGTAGCCTAAATTTGAAAGCTTCAAATTCTCTTGTATATCTGTAATGGTTAGGGTAGTCCATTATCATTTGTATTATAGCTTTATCGTACTGTGTCATTATCCTGGGAAGCTTCTCCATGACAGGTTACAGGcctgcctagcctagcctaagcAATGATGATCTGCACAGGACCAACGCAACCAAGGTACTGATAAATCTGTTGCATTATGCACCTAGGTATGATAAATGCATAGATTGGCTGCCAGTCATCAACACAGACGTAATTTTGCATGGTTAGAGGTTCGAGAAAGATTATCTTTCGgtaaaactgcaaaataattGTGCAAGCAATATTTTGCTAACCatattttttggtaaaactgcaaaataattGTGCAAGCAATATTTTCCTACccacgtttttttttataaaactgcaaaatgaTTGTGCAAGCAAATATTTTCCTACCCACATTTTTTGGTAAAACTGCAAAATAACTATGCAAGCAATATTTTGTTACCCATTTTTGGGTAAAACTGCAAAATAACTGTTCAAGCAATATTTTGCTATCCACATTCTTTGGTAAAACTCCAAAATAATTGCGCAAGCAATATTTTGTTACGCACATTGCCATAATGGAGGGGTACCACATTCTGACCAGGTCAGAACATGGCACCCTACGTAAGATTAGGTTAGGAGAAAGTTAGGTTAGGAAGCATCCCTATTCAAATATGTCTGCGATCTGCTTTTAAACTGCCCTCAACTAGCACACCTCCTCTGCACTTTGACAAGCAGTTTTTTATAAGTGACAGATTATGTGATTTTGGGTCGTtccggccgtaagtcatttacgtgcaaaatgggcgctgtGTCTAgcaccagccccttggggatgaatgtaaaacataaaataatgatggtaaataccataaacatgtCTTACATTGTTTTAGATGTTACGGCCAAGCCTAAATGACTTACAGCCAAAATGACCGGGACTGGATCATATGAGGTCATATGGAACTTTGTATTCTTGGCCAACTTATCAAGTATCTTTTAACTGCGATCATTTTGGTAATGCTGATAAATTTGCGACTTTCTTCTGGTTGCGATCGTACACTAATTTCAAACGTCATCGCCTGACGacaatattgaaaaatgaatacGAACCCTAAAAATATTATGAGacgagttcgggtcgtttcggccgtaagcacatttatgttaaaaatggGAGCTGTTTTTAGTATCAGCCCCATGGGATatttgtaaaacataaaataatgacggtaaataccatatgCATAAAATCTTACGTTGTTTTGGacgttacggcctaaatgacttagggccgaaacgaccaggactgGATTATATGAGGTCATGTGGAGCTTCGTACTCATGGCCAGGTTATGAATTATGTTACGAAGTATTTTCTAACTGCGATCATTTTGTTAATGCTGATAAATCTGCGACTTTCTTCTGGTTGCGATCGTAATCTAATTTCAAACGTCGTCGCCTGACGACAATACTGAATCATCAATACGAACCCTAAAAATATTAGGCTATACGACGAGGCTAATTCCTAAATGCTTATTAATCGATTTTATGAGAAAATCTATCATAAGGAACCATAAATAAGAGATTTAAGTAATAACAGCTTAAAATTCATTACGATCGTCACGTTTTCCCTTCCCGACGGAGGCAAACTTTCAAATGGCCTCATTAGGGGTTAGGTTAGGCGCGCCGCCCACTCCGCCTAAACTATAACAAAATGTGTCTATAAATCTATCAAATCTATATAATTTCAACCTAATTAAAGccttaaaaaacaattaataaggaAAACTGTCAAATTTTCCCGAGTTGAAAACCATAAACCTAAAACGGCAATGGAAACTTTTTCGTTAATTGCCCAGACCCGCATACGCGGTCTGCCATACTTACATTCACCTGACGGTTCCCTGGAGTTCTGTTCCAGTTCGTGACGGCGACTGGAAAGCTGAGGGTGAGACATGGCTGGAACTCTCActcactacctctctctctcttctcctcctcctccttcagctgAGAATCTCCACTTTCACTTCTTCTTGGCCCTGCGGCGATTCCTGGCCTCCATGTTGTCATGGCAACCAGATGCTTAGCTATGTCACTTGTAAATGGGCTGAATTGTACGTCTGGGACtcaaagaatagaaatttagCTAGATTCTGagatattctatataaatatatcaaagcaTTGAGGAAATCAGTATTTAAATTCATCTGCAGACCTAATTTCGATCATGTTCATATTCAGTGATCTCTAGGTAGACATTAGCGACCAAAACAGTGTCCATTTCAACTAAATTCTgagatatttctttaaaatatatcaaagtaTTAGGGAAATTAGTATTTGGATTCATCAGTGTACCTAATTTTGATCATATTCATCGCGTACTTCAGTGATCTCTAGGTAGACGTGGACGACCAAAACGAAGAATGTCCAGATAAATTACGGATCACTTATGTTTATAGCAGAGCCTCTGGTtatagtttacattttattggAAGTAGTTTAAATGTGATTATGTATGATAATCTCAGCATATTCTCGTTTAATTTTGGAAGCTCTCCCTCCAGTCCTCAGTTCATAGGTGCAGTTCCATGTTCACTTGCATAATAACCTGTTCTTCCATGTCATAATAGTTTCTTATGtgtgtttttaaaatcatatttgccATTTGGTTAACCATGGCTTAATTTTTTACTCATCTCAGTAAAATTTTTCATCGATTTTTCAGCAATTGTTGATCTGTAACCTTTACACTGCGCTCGTTGATCTAAAGATGATGTTTACAGTATAGTGtctttaatatgtttatattattatgccattttgaataattttgctgtttttttccactgtagtgtgtgtgtggtatCACAGGTTAAAAACTTCGCGTTCAATCTAATTTCCGTCTTCTAATATGCCACAGACAGACAAAAACTAATTCGTTTTTATCTGTATTACAAAGCAATATAAAGTTTAACACTAATCTGattctgattttgatttaaaAGTCAAGTAAAATGTCAGCCAGTTTTTGATCAATGGTTCCTGGTGGGTTTTCAGCTCTCACAACACAAAACGCAACCGCGGAAATACACATGTAATAAGTTTAAAACAACCGTTAAAgttaagaaataaacaatttgCAGAAAAGTGGCCAATAATGATATGAAGATGACGATGGAGAGGTAAAGTAGGAGGTGCCGTTGAAAAGAATCGAAGTTGTAAACAAACCCTTACTACTgctggtactactactactaacactacGCGACCAAATCAAAACATAACAGGTGACCCATAAACTACATTATAATCTCTATAGCAGAATCAACAGGCTCTCTCATAGGTAATATAATCTGTCTTATTCTCGTAGTTTTTTGTTAGACCAGATTATATTTATAAGAGTGACATGGCAGTATTTAGAGAGTTGGTATTCAGGAGGTCTTGGTGAAAACTAAGGTTCGGAGACCATGTGGGTGGAGCTGTCAAGTTTGACAGGCCCCGCCCACCCATTGTCTGACTGTGGTTAATGGGTGTACAACGAAAGTTAATTTTGGTGTCAGAAAAAGAggtaatttattaataaagtatttttagaTTACATGTTATTTGCATATAGTGATTTAGCCTGTGTTAATATGACTTAGATGTTATAAGGACTTCAGCCTGTGTTTGCGGGGTAAGGAGCAATGACCTTATTCTTATGACATATTCCTCAGTCATTTcgatcatttttatcattttttggaaattttaactAGTATCCCTTAGGCTAATCGAATTTATTATGGGAATATGCTTTTTCCGTaagtttttcatgatattttgattaatttaacATTAACTGTATTAGGAAATGCCTATTCGACCCATAGGCCAACACATCCTCGTTTGTGAATAATGGGAGTGAGGTTTCCCGACGGGAAAATGGGGTTTTTGGATTGGGGAAGTTACCCAGATACTAGTTAAATACAGctatacatcctaacctaacctaacttatagCACTGGTTCCTTCGCAGAGTGGTTCGATATGACTTGGAATGACCAAATAATCAATATAGAAACTTGGAAGCCCGTATATGCAAACAGCAAatggatattttttcctt is a genomic window containing:
- the LOC136855522 gene encoding 45 kDa calcium-binding protein-like, which produces MPLLMVLQLIRSGVTKVGISMRLHARLRLWVGLAAAYLIVMGFVYLLQVPLRSNTLHSHYDLTAVGVRAKHHELVKKEAEKYAQAALRVPRIDMDIVEQIRVLTEAFRKADTNGDGLLELTELSTWISSKIKEHLNLALKENFFMFTAIDLDPRNGMVSWDEYHRFFLKQHGYSDEYINTHKENHKGMPRELKETIMRDKASWSEAARDNPEQLTIDEFLAFRHPESSHATILNIVEETIGRLDLDENGVLSESEFSDPDLNEVPDDMTEEQFRLERLDEFRVADEDKNGKLERHELLRYIDPETSTTPKKKQCLCSALRTPIWMLF